A window of the Ostrea edulis chromosome 1, xbOstEdul1.1, whole genome shotgun sequence genome harbors these coding sequences:
- the LOC125675844 gene encoding uncharacterized protein LOC125675844 has protein sequence MMKRITFKSVKLSLHRRRRSPTDDGPIVGDGESTSESHSPSLPDSTPEVRKKEKIGLLKSFKRRLTTNLRRKSDDGHESDHIEDHYMTVPSKRDSKKHKNKWKPPDHSSKSNSSSHSCDSLDLNITSNSFQKLCDIQTNTDAYDINVKKDKASCKTKDMARFQVTEKCKSDQLPKECVVKNVNVKEGNICVDKMSLPYLETRTEVTRASTFTDCDEEREAPKVWNLTQELFRLSKFGWYWGPITRVEAEDKLANQQNGAFLVRDSSDERYLLSLSFRSYGRTWHTRIEHCNGMFSFYAQPETEGYPSIVDLIEHSMNDSQTGIFCYSRSRSPGAPSFPVRLTKPVSRFTQVRSLQYLCRFVIRQYTRYDHIQQLPLPKKIKGWIEENQY, from the coding sequence ATGATGAAGCGTATCACGTTTAAAAGCGTGAAGCTCTCGTTACACCGCCGCAGGCGAAGTCCAACCGATGACGGACCAATTGTAGGGGATGGTGAATCAACCTCAGAATCACACAGCCCAAGTCTCCCAGATTCCACCCCCGAGGTAAGGAAGAAAGAGAAGATTGGGTTGTTAAAGAGCTTCAAGCGCCGTCTCACTACCAATCTCCGTCGAAAAAGTGACGACGGCCATGAGAGTGACCACATCGAAGACCATTATATGACCGTGCCTTCAAAACGTGACTCCAAAAAACACAAGAACAAGTGGAAGCCCCCTGATCACTCCTCCAAGTCAAACTCATCGTCTCATAGCTGTGATAGCTTAGATCTGAATATTACCTCAAACAGTTTTCAGAAACTGTGTGATATACAGACTAACACTGATGCGTATGATATAAATGTGAAAAAAGACAAAGCAAGCTGCAAGACGAAAGATATGGCTCGCTTTCAAGTGACAGAAAAATGTAAAAGTGACCAGCTACCGAAGGAGTGTGTTGTTAAAAATGTTAATGTGAAAGAGGGTAATATATGTGTGGATAAAATGTCTCTTCCTTACCTGGAAACCAGGACTGAGGTGACAAGGGCATCAACCTTTACTGATTGTGATGAAGAACGGGAGGCTCCTAAAGTGTGGAATTTGACACAAGAGTTATTTCGACTCTCAAAGTTTGGGTGGTACTGGGGCCCTATTACACGTGTGGAGGCAGAAGACAAACTTGCCAATCAACAGAATGGTGCTTTTCTTGTTCGAGACAGTTCTGATGAACGATACTTATTGAGTTTAAGTTTTCGATCTTATGGTCGAACTTGGCACACACGCATTGAACACTGCAACGGAATGTTTAGCTTTTATGCTCAGCCTGAAACTGAAGGATATCCTTCAATAGTAGATTTAATAGAACACTCCATGAACGACTCCCAGACTGGGATTTTCTGTTATTCCCGATCAAGGTCCCCTGGTGCTCCATCATTCCCTGTGCGGCTCACAAAACCTGTATCACGTTTCACCCAAGTGCGGTCTCTCCAGTATTTGTGTCGTTTTGTCATTCGCCAGTACACACGCTACGACCATATTCAGCAGCTTCCTCTTCCAAAGAAAATAAAAGGATGGATTGAAGAGAATCAGTACTAG